A single region of the Halorussus gelatinilyticus genome encodes:
- a CDS encoding DUF7827 domain-containing protein, with product MLVGSALTGTVAFGGTAVAADLTDGERYWQGQTIRTENVQYDESASQSGAVGSNVKLEVMQVDSDGDTTELAKEVFTNATGGLTLETTDLSGDYRLQTAQNDSLIANFSVASQDLNASFQESTVDNQFDTSTSLVLESRRAGYNATITADGLTPSELQNVLNEGDQSPVRTDDGVAITNIQTDTLRANFSGIDAGSYPFTVEVNDTGATATATIDVRQGGNAAATFAADGVVSEQRGDNATFTVNFSNADSATVSIGGDPVNWKTNFTVYDNNTDGRATLRFNTYATGGSGDDPRAFITAAGEDEIAVRSGQGVFSGTNLSPGGIDDPIGTGTYEMTVGVGNSTQDVTQLVLQNGSVAGAQVWTHPITETENLPEDVTGLLENVAASDTVAMRDLAVLQVQASGLYGNLTNQTVLDSDLSDYYALNFTQTNAGANAEVNRFNGSAVEEVYFDEVNNTFFAVVDTQTNGIEVGDEYQASFKIAQRSPLVTQTRTANATFSVVERTLDFTGLNENGTLTIPSAETNITGETSIAPGTTFNVQVQSDQFVRTARATVGPNGTFSAPFDFSSVEPGTEVTVSATANGANAEVDGLIAEGGAVGTTTPATTTATTTTTTTTTIETTTTTTTTTETTTETTTEGGGDGGIPGFGVGVAFVALLTAALLALRRSR from the coding sequence ATGCTCGTCGGTTCGGCGTTGACGGGCACGGTCGCGTTCGGCGGCACGGCCGTCGCCGCGGACCTGACCGACGGTGAGCGCTACTGGCAAGGACAGACTATCCGAACGGAGAACGTACAGTACGACGAGAGCGCATCCCAGAGCGGTGCCGTCGGCAGCAACGTGAAGCTCGAAGTGATGCAGGTCGACAGCGACGGAGACACCACCGAACTCGCCAAGGAGGTCTTCACCAACGCCACCGGCGGGCTCACGCTCGAGACGACCGACCTGTCGGGCGACTATCGGCTCCAGACCGCTCAGAACGACTCCCTGATCGCCAACTTCTCGGTCGCGTCACAGGACCTGAACGCCTCGTTCCAAGAGAGCACCGTCGACAACCAGTTCGACACCTCGACGTCGCTCGTCCTCGAATCGCGGCGGGCCGGGTACAACGCCACTATCACCGCCGACGGCCTGACGCCGAGCGAGTTGCAGAACGTCCTGAACGAGGGCGACCAGTCTCCCGTTAGGACCGACGACGGCGTCGCCATCACCAACATCCAAACCGATACCCTTCGGGCGAACTTCAGCGGCATCGACGCCGGAAGCTACCCGTTCACCGTCGAGGTGAACGACACCGGTGCGACCGCCACAGCTACCATCGACGTCAGGCAGGGAGGTAACGCGGCAGCCACTTTCGCGGCGGACGGCGTCGTCTCGGAGCAGCGCGGCGACAACGCGACGTTCACCGTCAACTTCTCGAACGCCGACAGCGCCACCGTCTCCATCGGCGGCGACCCGGTCAACTGGAAGACCAACTTCACCGTTTACGACAACAACACGGACGGACGGGCGACGCTGCGGTTCAACACGTACGCGACCGGCGGCAGCGGCGACGACCCGAGGGCGTTCATCACCGCGGCGGGCGAAGACGAGATTGCGGTCCGCTCCGGTCAGGGAGTCTTCTCCGGGACGAATCTGAGTCCGGGCGGAATCGACGACCCCATCGGTACGGGCACCTACGAGATGACCGTCGGGGTTGGTAATTCGACCCAAGACGTGACCCAACTCGTCCTGCAGAACGGGTCGGTCGCGGGCGCGCAAGTCTGGACGCATCCCATCACGGAGACGGAGAACCTCCCCGAGGACGTCACTGGTCTGCTCGAAAACGTCGCCGCCAGCGATACGGTCGCCATGCGGGACCTCGCGGTGCTGCAGGTGCAAGCGTCGGGACTGTACGGAAACCTCACGAATCAGACTGTGCTCGACAGTGACCTCTCGGACTACTACGCACTGAACTTCACTCAGACCAACGCGGGCGCGAACGCCGAAGTGAACCGGTTCAACGGCTCGGCCGTCGAGGAAGTGTACTTCGACGAGGTGAACAACACGTTCTTCGCCGTCGTCGATACGCAGACCAACGGCATCGAAGTCGGCGACGAGTATCAGGCCTCGTTCAAGATAGCCCAGCGCAGTCCGCTCGTGACCCAGACCCGGACGGCCAACGCGACGTTTAGCGTCGTCGAGCGCACTCTCGACTTCACCGGACTGAACGAAAACGGCACGCTGACGATTCCCAGCGCCGAGACGAACATCACCGGCGAGACGAGCATCGCTCCGGGGACGACGTTCAACGTGCAGGTTCAGTCCGACCAGTTCGTCCGGACCGCACGAGCCACCGTCGGTCCGAACGGCACGTTCTCCGCTCCGTTCGACTTCAGTAGCGTCGAACCGGGGACGGAGGTTACGGTGTCGGCGACGGCCAACGGTGCGAACGCCGAAGTCGATGGACTGATCGCCGAGGGCGGCGCTGTCGGGACGACGACCCCGGCGACTACGACCGCGACGACGACCACTACGACCACCACGACAATCGAAACTACGACGACCACGACCACCACGACCGAAACGACGACCGAGACGACCACTGAAGGCGGCGGTGACGGCGGCATCCCCGGCTTCGGTGTCGGCGTCGCGTTCGTCGCACTCCTCACGGCGGCCCTGCTGGCGCTCCGGCGGAGTCGGTAA
- a CDS encoding DUF7827 domain-containing protein: MTTTNNKLRSVFLTAMLVMSVFAGTVAFAGTAAANHSTSADAEIGENSPIFQGQDALLDISAANTDVELRANTSDGSTYVDGYTTDADGHLVIETENLEGNYFFRYGSGTTVPFEVVEQTTEWSANRTNVTTDNGNISFKLADTNRPGASVVEVNSSGYDVNNTFSVNEKGSVYANFSGADPGSYDVTLNVTDTTAETTYTVNVSEAADDDATFTQSVFNEQRGDVASISLNLTSTSRADVYVGASDVNYQQRINVQDSNDDDEQVTVLFNTYRSNKSVYVTAEGDDTASIDNSWDGQNNVSNPLASGNYPLNVTTDGNIDNELDVATLSIGQRSTDAARSWVAPSNSLSGNDLGPSDVTDVVSKSSAVASGDYAVVQVEASGLYGSFNDSNTNWKRAGLDLTVEQADAGVNADPISFNASNKSVKTIVDGQNNTFYVVIPTNQIDYEGDDSTEQLPTGEWNATFTVDKAFNVVSDTQTVSTTFTVEEKSVTLNEGNDITVGQRLTNVSGQTNLAPGTTVTVEARSGGQFLKTTQVEVGSEGMFTASFDFSDVSNGTEFSVSTRNDFPGSSDEINGIVNVNAVDQTETTTSGNVTTTTTTTTTTTTTTTTTTADTTTTTSTTEDTTTKTTTGGGNSGIPGFGVSVALVALVAAALLALRRSN; encoded by the coding sequence ATGACAACGACAAACAACAAACTTCGCAGCGTCTTCCTGACTGCGATGCTGGTCATGTCGGTCTTCGCCGGCACGGTCGCATTCGCAGGGACTGCCGCTGCAAACCACAGTACTTCCGCAGACGCGGAAATCGGCGAAAACTCGCCGATTTTCCAGGGCCAGGATGCGCTCCTGGACATTAGTGCAGCGAACACAGACGTAGAACTCCGCGCGAACACGAGCGACGGCTCGACGTACGTCGACGGTTACACGACGGACGCCGACGGCCACCTCGTGATCGAGACGGAGAACCTCGAAGGTAACTACTTCTTCCGGTACGGTTCCGGAACGACGGTTCCCTTCGAGGTCGTCGAACAGACCACCGAGTGGTCCGCCAACCGGACCAACGTGACGACCGACAACGGGAACATCTCGTTCAAGCTCGCGGACACGAACCGACCCGGAGCCTCCGTGGTCGAAGTGAACTCCTCGGGCTACGACGTCAACAACACCTTCAGCGTCAACGAGAAGGGTAGCGTCTACGCGAACTTCTCGGGTGCTGACCCCGGTTCCTACGACGTCACCCTCAACGTGACCGACACCACCGCCGAGACGACCTACACGGTCAACGTCTCGGAGGCCGCTGACGACGACGCGACGTTCACCCAATCTGTCTTCAACGAGCAGCGCGGTGACGTCGCCTCCATCTCGCTCAACCTGACCTCGACGTCGAGGGCCGACGTCTACGTCGGTGCCAGCGACGTCAATTACCAGCAGCGGATCAACGTCCAGGACAGTAACGACGACGACGAGCAGGTCACGGTCCTGTTCAACACCTACCGCTCCAACAAGTCCGTCTACGTCACTGCCGAGGGTGACGATACGGCGTCCATCGACAACAGCTGGGACGGTCAGAACAACGTCAGCAACCCCCTCGCAAGCGGGAACTACCCGCTGAACGTCACGACTGACGGCAACATCGACAACGAGCTCGACGTTGCGACCCTGAGCATCGGTCAGCGCTCGACCGACGCCGCTCGCTCGTGGGTCGCCCCGAGCAACAGCCTCAGCGGAAACGACCTCGGTCCGAGCGACGTGACCGACGTCGTCTCCAAGAGTAGCGCGGTCGCCTCCGGCGACTACGCAGTCGTGCAGGTCGAAGCGTCCGGCCTCTACGGATCGTTCAACGACTCGAACACGAACTGGAAGCGTGCCGGTCTCGACCTGACGGTCGAACAGGCTGACGCTGGCGTCAACGCTGACCCGATCAGCTTCAACGCCTCCAACAAGAGTGTGAAGACGATCGTCGACGGCCAGAACAACACGTTCTACGTCGTCATCCCGACCAACCAGATCGACTACGAGGGTGACGACTCCACCGAGCAGCTCCCGACCGGTGAGTGGAACGCCACGTTCACGGTTGACAAAGCCTTCAACGTTGTGAGCGACACACAGACCGTCTCGACGACCTTCACGGTCGAAGAGAAGTCGGTCACGCTGAACGAAGGTAACGACATCACTGTCGGCCAGCGCCTGACCAACGTTTCCGGTCAGACCAACCTCGCGCCCGGTACGACGGTGACCGTCGAAGCTCGCTCCGGCGGCCAGTTCCTCAAGACCACGCAGGTCGAAGTCGGCTCCGAAGGGATGTTCACTGCGTCCTTCGACTTCAGTGACGTCTCGAACGGGACCGAGTTCTCGGTCTCGACCCGGAACGACTTCCCCGGCAGCAGTGACGAAATCAACGGCATCGTGAACGTCAACGCGGTCGATCAGACCGAGACCACGACGAGTGGTAACGTGACGACGACCACGACGACGACCACGACGACTACGACGACTACGACGACCACGACCGCGGACACCACGACTACGACGTCCACCACCGAGGACACCACCACTAAGACCACCACGGGCGGTGGCAACAGTGGCATCCCCGGCTTCGGCGTCAGCGTGGCTCTCGTCGCGCTCGTCGCTGCCGCGCTGCTGGCTCTCCGCCGCAGCAACTAA
- the artA gene encoding archaeosortase A, protein MTSALTDGLAWLAVGLFAAATALDWYDDGHGRGRARYLGSAAWVVFGVFWLALFPHFAFEQKSFVEGALSLAALPACLYTAYLLAQGRETLFLLSRAVAFMGLIYMPFTMIPSAKTWLIETVAWQGGFVMEQLGYEFQIIQHGRGLDGTYRFDNPTHGVFTVNVLLACTGIGSMAIFGGLIAAVRAPLRRKLKGIAIAIPIIWALNLVRVVFITLAFSQQWLQIFVEPTVALVGYENPNMVSYFISDRVLAQSLSVVALVGIAWAVAREVPELLTVGEDVLYIVTGDEYDLHDAVGTDRPLATDGDGR, encoded by the coding sequence GTGACTTCCGCGTTGACAGACGGACTCGCGTGGCTCGCGGTCGGGTTGTTCGCCGCGGCGACCGCGCTCGACTGGTACGACGACGGCCACGGACGCGGCCGGGCGCGCTACCTCGGGTCGGCCGCGTGGGTCGTCTTTGGCGTCTTCTGGCTCGCGTTGTTCCCCCACTTCGCGTTCGAGCAGAAGAGCTTCGTCGAGGGAGCGTTGAGTCTCGCGGCGCTTCCCGCCTGTCTCTACACGGCGTACCTGCTCGCGCAGGGCCGCGAGACGCTCTTTCTGCTCTCGCGGGCGGTCGCGTTCATGGGTCTCATCTACATGCCGTTCACGATGATTCCGTCCGCGAAGACGTGGCTCATCGAAACCGTCGCGTGGCAGGGCGGGTTCGTGATGGAGCAGTTGGGCTACGAGTTCCAGATTATCCAGCACGGGAGAGGTCTCGACGGGACGTACCGTTTCGACAACCCTACCCACGGCGTGTTCACCGTCAACGTCCTGCTGGCGTGTACCGGCATCGGAAGCATGGCCATCTTCGGCGGTCTCATCGCCGCGGTTCGGGCACCGCTCCGCCGGAAACTCAAGGGTATCGCCATCGCCATCCCGATCATCTGGGCGCTGAACCTCGTCCGGGTCGTGTTCATCACGCTCGCGTTCAGTCAGCAGTGGCTCCAGATATTCGTGGAGCCGACGGTCGCGCTGGTCGGCTACGAGAACCCGAACATGGTGTCGTACTTCATCTCCGACCGCGTGCTGGCCCAGAGCCTCTCGGTGGTCGCACTGGTGGGTATCGCGTGGGCCGTCGCCCGCGAGGTGCCGGAACTGCTGACGGTCGGCGAGGACGTGCTGTACATCGTCACCGGCGACGAGTACGACCTCCACGACGCCGTCGGTACCGATCGCCCGCTAGCGACCGACGGCGACGGGCGGTAG
- the dph5 gene encoding diphthine synthase: MLTFVGLGLYDERSITVEGREAVRDADRVFAEFYTSKLLGATVEDLENYHDTAVEVRDRAGVEQDPEAILRAAEDGDAVFLTAGDTMISTTHVDLRLRAEERGIDTRVVHAPTAESAASGLTGLQNYRFGKATTLPFEYAHGADGVPASVTDAIDENRERGLHTLVYLDIKARNDEYMTADHAADLLADEYPDLLAVVVARAGSPDPLVTADRISALADREFGDPLHLLVVPGELHHIEADALRELADAPADLLDVE, from the coding sequence ATGCTCACATTCGTCGGACTCGGTCTCTACGACGAGCGCTCGATAACCGTCGAGGGCCGCGAGGCCGTCCGCGACGCCGACCGCGTGTTCGCCGAGTTCTACACCAGCAAACTCCTCGGAGCGACCGTCGAGGACCTCGAAAACTACCACGACACCGCCGTCGAAGTCCGGGACCGCGCGGGCGTCGAGCAGGACCCCGAGGCCATCCTCCGGGCGGCCGAAGACGGCGACGCGGTGTTCCTCACTGCGGGCGACACCATGATTTCGACCACGCACGTCGATCTGCGACTCCGGGCGGAAGAGCGCGGTATCGATACCCGCGTCGTCCACGCGCCGACCGCCGAGTCCGCCGCCAGTGGACTCACCGGTCTCCAAAACTACCGGTTCGGCAAGGCGACGACCCTCCCCTTCGAGTACGCTCACGGCGCGGACGGGGTCCCCGCGAGCGTCACCGACGCAATCGACGAGAACCGCGAGCGCGGCCTCCACACGCTGGTCTACCTCGACATCAAGGCCCGCAACGACGAGTACATGACCGCAGACCACGCCGCGGACCTGCTCGCCGACGAGTACCCCGACCTGTTGGCGGTCGTGGTCGCGCGCGCCGGAAGTCCCGACCCGCTCGTGACCGCCGACCGCATCTCGGCGCTCGCCGATCGGGAGTTCGGCGACCCGCTCCACCTGCTCGTGGTACCGGGCGAACTGCACCACATCGAAGCCGACGCGCTGCGCGAACTGGCGGACGCTCCCGCGGACCTGCTCGACGTAGAATAA
- a CDS encoding class I SAM-dependent methyltransferase, which yields MEVPCVRVARERGEETRRRLADDGLLAAEFEIEVEDGYLYLPVTDAEAVPDDLDADVVSRSVGERETPDTPADLLGFEPTYERLGDIVILDEDDPERAREIADAVVASDIPVETVVNRASKVKGELRVRDWEVLVGESTETVHREYGCEYLLDVAEVYFSPRLATERHRVAEQVKSGERAFDMFAGVGPFVVPFAERGAEVVGVDLNEKAVEYLRENARRNDVAERVTAIHGDVRDVVSGSSDVSDGVREVATDYADWADRVVMNLPHSADEFLDSAVELAGDDCVVHYYDIQHEDDPFGPGETAIRDAAEPEYEVEVETRHVVRSYAPHELNVCLDVRLSR from the coding sequence ATGGAAGTGCCGTGCGTCCGCGTCGCGCGTGAGCGAGGCGAGGAGACCCGACGCCGGTTGGCAGACGACGGACTGCTCGCGGCCGAGTTCGAAATCGAGGTCGAGGACGGCTACCTCTACCTGCCGGTGACCGACGCCGAGGCGGTGCCCGACGACCTCGACGCGGACGTCGTCTCCCGGTCGGTCGGGGAGCGCGAGACCCCCGACACCCCCGCGGACTTGCTCGGCTTCGAACCCACCTACGAGCGACTCGGCGACATCGTCATCCTCGACGAGGACGACCCGGAGCGCGCCCGCGAAATCGCCGACGCCGTGGTGGCCTCCGACATCCCGGTCGAGACGGTCGTCAACCGCGCCTCGAAGGTGAAAGGAGAGCTACGCGTCCGCGACTGGGAGGTGCTGGTCGGCGAGAGCACCGAGACCGTCCACCGGGAGTACGGCTGTGAGTACCTGCTCGACGTGGCCGAGGTGTACTTCTCGCCGCGCCTCGCCACCGAACGTCACCGCGTCGCCGAACAGGTGAAGTCCGGCGAGCGCGCCTTCGACATGTTCGCCGGGGTCGGCCCCTTCGTCGTCCCGTTCGCCGAGCGCGGTGCGGAGGTCGTCGGCGTGGACCTGAACGAGAAGGCCGTCGAGTACCTCCGGGAGAACGCCCGCCGGAACGACGTGGCGGAGCGCGTCACCGCGATTCACGGCGACGTCCGAGACGTAGTCTCGGGCTCGTCGGACGTGTCCGACGGTGTCCGGGAGGTCGCGACCGACTACGCCGATTGGGCCGACCGCGTGGTGATGAACCTGCCCCACAGCGCCGACGAGTTCCTCGATTCGGCGGTCGAACTCGCGGGCGACGACTGCGTGGTCCACTACTACGACATCCAGCACGAGGACGACCCCTTCGGGCCGGGCGAAACCGCGATTCGGGACGCGGCCGAACCGGAGTACGAGGTCGAAGTCGAGACGCGCCACGTCGTCCGGTCGTACGCGCCCCACGAACTCAACGTCTGTCTCGACGTGCGACTGTCTCGCTAA
- a CDS encoding M55 family metallopeptidase gives MRVFVSADMEGITGVAAAEDVVRGEPEYERGKELLHGDVNAAVEGAFAGGATDVLVNDSHSSMRNLDREAVDDRATLVRGNTKPRSMMQGVADRDCALFVGYHAKAGTPEAVLNHTFFGQALLRLRVGDDEVGELGWNARLAAAEGVPVGLVTGDDATVAEARDELGDAPETVAVKEGIDRFTAACRPASETTEEIRSAARRAVERAADGDVEVPDVESPTRIEADWATTNPAARAAGSPNVERAGGRTTAVEAASYPETYEATVAMLRAGGAGRDEFYG, from the coding sequence ATGCGAGTATTCGTTTCGGCAGACATGGAGGGCATCACCGGCGTCGCGGCCGCCGAGGACGTGGTCCGCGGCGAACCCGAGTACGAGCGCGGGAAGGAACTGCTCCACGGCGACGTGAACGCCGCCGTCGAGGGCGCGTTCGCCGGCGGCGCGACCGACGTGCTGGTCAACGACTCGCACTCCTCGATGCGCAATCTGGACCGGGAAGCCGTGGACGACCGGGCGACGCTCGTCCGCGGGAACACCAAGCCCCGGTCGATGATGCAGGGGGTGGCCGACCGCGACTGCGCGCTGTTCGTCGGCTACCACGCGAAGGCCGGGACGCCCGAGGCGGTCCTGAACCACACCTTCTTCGGTCAGGCACTGCTCCGACTCCGGGTCGGCGACGACGAAGTCGGGGAACTCGGCTGGAACGCTCGGCTCGCGGCCGCGGAGGGCGTCCCCGTCGGTCTCGTCACCGGCGACGACGCGACGGTCGCCGAAGCGCGCGACGAACTCGGCGACGCGCCCGAGACCGTCGCCGTCAAGGAGGGCATCGACCGGTTCACCGCGGCGTGTCGCCCGGCGAGCGAGACGACCGAGGAGATTCGGTCGGCGGCCCGGCGCGCGGTCGAGCGCGCGGCGGACGGCGACGTCGAGGTTCCGGACGTGGAGTCGCCGACCAGAATCGAGGCCGACTGGGCGACGACCAACCCCGCGGCGCGCGCTGCGGGGTCGCCGAACGTCGAGCGCGCGGGCGGCCGGACCACCGCCGTCGAAGCCGCCTCGTACCCCGAGACCTACGAGGCGACCGTCGCCATGCTCCGGGCGGGCGGCGCGGGCCGCGACGAGTTCTACGGTTAG
- a CDS encoding saccharopine dehydrogenase family protein — translation MTDELLIYGSYGYTGALVARTAVDEGLTPVLAGRTAEKVERQATDLGLDHRVFSLQHPEVIERQVEEFSAVLNCAGPFSKTAEPLYSACLNAGTDYLDITGEIDVLEAVAGRANEAEASDVTLLPAVGFDVVPTDCLAGYIATELPSATKLTLAIDGMGTFSPGTAKSIVEGLTRPGAVRRDGEIRTVPAAWKTRRLDFGRGPKTAVTIPWGDVSSAYYTTGIENVETYATVPEYAATVMAKTGPLAPIFGSKPFQRAMKAVIDATVSGPTAEERARSSARVWGEVEDDDGNRFAARMRTPDTYDLTARTAVEAARRVVSGEVQAGYQTPASAFGPEFALEFEGVEREDVREFSAVGASPET, via the coding sequence GTGACCGACGAACTGCTCATCTACGGGTCGTACGGCTACACCGGCGCGCTCGTCGCCCGGACCGCGGTGGACGAAGGGCTGACGCCGGTCCTCGCGGGCCGGACCGCCGAGAAGGTCGAGCGACAGGCGACCGACCTCGGCCTCGACCACCGGGTGTTCAGCCTCCAGCACCCCGAAGTAATCGAGCGACAGGTCGAGGAATTCTCGGCGGTACTGAACTGCGCCGGCCCGTTCTCGAAGACCGCCGAACCGCTCTACTCGGCGTGCCTGAACGCCGGGACCGACTACCTCGACATCACCGGCGAGATAGACGTGTTGGAAGCCGTCGCGGGACGCGCCAACGAGGCCGAGGCGAGCGACGTGACCCTGCTCCCGGCCGTGGGGTTCGACGTGGTGCCGACCGACTGCCTCGCGGGCTACATCGCCACCGAACTCCCGTCGGCGACCAAACTCACGCTCGCCATCGACGGGATGGGGACGTTCTCGCCCGGCACCGCCAAGTCCATCGTGGAGGGCCTGACCCGACCGGGCGCGGTCAGACGGGACGGCGAGATTCGGACCGTCCCGGCGGCGTGGAAGACCCGGCGCCTCGACTTCGGGCGTGGTCCCAAAACCGCGGTGACGATTCCGTGGGGCGACGTGTCGTCGGCGTACTACACCACCGGTATCGAGAACGTCGAGACGTACGCCACGGTGCCGGAGTACGCCGCGACGGTGATGGCCAAGACCGGCCCGCTGGCTCCGATATTCGGGTCGAAGCCGTTCCAGCGCGCGATGAAAGCCGTCATCGACGCGACCGTCTCGGGACCGACCGCCGAGGAGCGCGCCCGGAGTTCCGCGCGGGTCTGGGGCGAGGTCGAAGACGACGACGGGAACCGGTTCGCGGCCAGGATGCGGACGCCCGACACCTACGACCTGACCGCCCGGACCGCGGTCGAGGCCGCCCGCCGAGTCGTCTCCGGCGAGGTCCAAGCGGGCTACCAGACGCCGGCGTCGGCGTTCGGCCCGGAGTTCGCGCTCGAGTTCGAGGGCGTCGAACGCGAGGACGTGCGCGAGTTCTCCGCGGTCGGCGCGAGTCCCGAGACCTAA
- a CDS encoding MSCRAMM family adhesin SdrC, with the protein MSSSDAVTETLDEGSNGFAARLGSLAESVGPALARQAESGNLAAASGVVSLVRAGRTFLRGDRKRGVVQALAGLFWVGVALAQRRSGGFGATGESGTTTGRDESDLSEVATTSPDVEDAVEPGERDADHATGEEVVNTTDADVEESDTAPEIESDADAADVDQRDVTDVSDAVDDDDEHESDADDGSESKSDESTGDAEDEADLGESSETGDSSTGDDEDPTVTDDADETAAESDD; encoded by the coding sequence GTGAGTTCTTCCGACGCCGTCACCGAGACGCTAGACGAAGGGAGCAACGGATTCGCGGCGCGACTCGGGTCGCTCGCGGAGTCGGTCGGGCCGGCGCTGGCCCGGCAGGCAGAGTCGGGCAACCTCGCGGCCGCCTCCGGGGTCGTCTCGCTGGTCCGCGCCGGACGGACCTTCCTACGGGGCGACCGCAAGCGCGGCGTCGTGCAGGCGCTCGCCGGCCTGTTCTGGGTCGGGGTCGCGCTCGCACAGCGGCGGTCCGGCGGGTTCGGGGCGACCGGCGAGTCCGGGACGACCACCGGGCGCGACGAGTCCGACCTCTCGGAGGTCGCCACCACCTCGCCGGACGTGGAGGACGCGGTGGAACCGGGCGAGCGCGACGCGGACCACGCCACCGGCGAGGAGGTCGTGAACACCACCGACGCCGACGTCGAGGAGTCCGACACCGCGCCGGAAATCGAGAGCGACGCGGACGCCGCCGACGTGGACCAGCGCGACGTGACCGACGTGTCGGACGCGGTGGACGATGACGACGAGCACGAATCGGACGCGGACGACGGGTCCGAGTCCAAGAGCGACGAGTCCACCGGCGACGCCGAAGACGAGGCGGACCTCGGCGAGTCGTCGGAGACCGGCGACTCGTCGACGGGTGACGACGAGGACCCGACCGTGACCGACGACGCCGACGAGACGGCGGCAGAGAGCGACGACTGA
- a CDS encoding sugar phosphate isomerase/epimerase family protein: MNVRHGFLVEWPADLDAALDVALERDFDYVELNMDYAFERERVDAASVRRAAAERDVDLLVHLPYRLAAASPHEHVREGAVRELEATIDAAVELGAEKGVFHAVSLAHPAKWDRDEVRARIYESVRRIDEYASERGFTACVENLKTDFHDASDFPELFERTDAVACLDTGHAHVTGQSLTEQADLLREWGERVAHVHVNDTRRDDEDEHLPVGLGKLDFGVLADAIRETDWSGTLTHEVETFDYEYAACGRDRLVRLLDASAD, from the coding sequence ATGAACGTTCGACACGGCTTCCTCGTGGAGTGGCCTGCCGACCTCGACGCGGCGCTCGACGTGGCACTCGAACGCGACTTCGACTACGTCGAACTCAATATGGACTACGCGTTCGAGCGCGAACGAGTGGACGCCGCGTCCGTCCGCCGGGCGGCCGCCGAGCGCGACGTGGACCTGCTCGTCCACTTACCGTACCGACTCGCGGCGGCGTCGCCCCACGAACACGTCCGGGAGGGAGCAGTCCGGGAACTGGAGGCTACAATCGATGCGGCGGTCGAGTTGGGTGCCGAGAAGGGCGTCTTTCACGCGGTTTCGCTCGCCCACCCTGCGAAGTGGGACCGCGACGAGGTTCGAGCGCGAATCTACGAGTCGGTCCGACGAATCGACGAGTACGCCAGCGAACGAGGGTTCACTGCGTGCGTCGAGAACCTGAAGACCGACTTCCACGACGCGAGCGACTTCCCCGAACTGTTCGAGCGGACCGACGCGGTGGCGTGTCTGGACACCGGGCACGCGCACGTGACCGGCCAGTCGCTCACCGAACAGGCCGACCTGCTCAGGGAGTGGGGCGAGCGCGTCGCGCACGTCCACGTCAACGACACCCGGCGCGACGACGAGGACGAACACCTGCCGGTCGGTCTCGGCAAACTCGACTTCGGAGTGCTGGCCGACGCCATCCGTGAGACCGACTGGTCCGGTACCCTCACCCACGAGGTCGAGACGTTCGACTACGAGTACGCGGCGTGCGGCCGGGACCGACTCGTTCGCCTGCTCGACGCGAGCGCCGACTGA